One genomic segment of Dysosmobacter sp. Marseille-Q4140 includes these proteins:
- the rlmH gene encoding 23S rRNA (pseudouridine(1915)-N(3))-methyltransferase RlmH yields the protein MQKITVLCVGKLKEKFYTEAAAEYAKRLSRFCKLEILELPEERLPEDPSPAQIAGALEKEAAAVRAKLPASAYIVALCVEGKLRSSEELARMLSASAGRGQSQVVFLIGGSFGLDPSLKALAAERLSMSPMTFPHHLARVMVLEQIYRAYQINAGTRYHK from the coding sequence ATGCAGAAGATAACCGTTTTGTGCGTGGGAAAGCTGAAGGAGAAGTTCTACACCGAGGCCGCGGCGGAGTACGCCAAACGCCTGTCCCGGTTCTGCAAGCTGGAGATTTTGGAGCTGCCGGAGGAGCGGCTGCCGGAGGATCCCTCCCCGGCCCAGATCGCCGGAGCCCTGGAAAAGGAGGCCGCAGCGGTCCGGGCCAAGCTGCCCGCCTCCGCCTATATCGTGGCCCTGTGCGTGGAGGGGAAGCTCCGCTCCAGCGAGGAGCTGGCCCGGATGCTCTCCGCCAGCGCCGGTCGGGGCCAGTCCCAGGTGGTATTTCTGATCGGCGGCTCCTTCGGCCTGGATCCCTCCCTCAAGGCCCTGGCGGCGGAGCGGCTGTCCATGTCCCCCATGACCTTCCCCCACCATCTGGCCCGGGTCATGGTGCTGGAGCAGATCTACCGGGCCTATCAGATCAACGCCGGAACCCGCTATCACAAGTGA
- a CDS encoding MBL fold metallo-hydrolase, whose product MTVVHTLASGSSGNALAVLSGGTRILLDAGISCRRIAASLGELGLGPGDLDAILITHTHSDHISGLRTLLKRTDAPVWATARAGRELLYRLPELEDRLCQLETGVPFSVGACTVTAAETSHDAPGSCGYRLDTADGSVGVLTDTGYVTDQAADLLSGVDLAVLEANHDVETLRSGPYPYYLKKRILGLEGHLSNGDAGAFAALLAERGASEIVLAHLSRENNTPAMARTAVETALAAAGAAPVLSVAPRDTLGPAHVLVRRAVCRR is encoded by the coding sequence TTGACAGTCGTACATACTCTGGCCAGCGGCTCCTCCGGAAACGCGCTGGCAGTTCTCTCCGGCGGGACGCGGATCCTGCTGGACGCCGGCATCTCCTGCCGCCGCATTGCCGCTTCCCTGGGGGAGCTGGGCCTGGGCCCGGGGGATCTGGACGCCATTTTGATCACCCACACCCACTCCGACCACATCTCCGGTCTGCGGACCCTGCTCAAGCGCACGGACGCGCCGGTCTGGGCCACAGCCCGGGCGGGCCGGGAGCTGCTGTACCGGCTGCCGGAGCTGGAGGACCGGCTGTGCCAGCTGGAGACCGGCGTCCCTTTCTCCGTCGGCGCCTGTACCGTCACCGCCGCGGAGACCTCCCACGACGCCCCCGGCAGCTGCGGCTACCGGCTGGACACCGCCGACGGCAGCGTCGGCGTCCTGACGGACACCGGCTATGTCACCGACCAGGCGGCGGACCTGCTGAGCGGCGTGGACCTGGCGGTGCTGGAGGCCAACCACGACGTGGAGACCCTGCGCAGCGGTCCCTACCCCTACTATCTGAAAAAGCGCATCCTGGGGCTGGAGGGCCACCTCAGCAACGGCGACGCCGGCGCTTTCGCCGCCCTTCTGGCGGAGCGGGGCGCATCGGAGATCGTGCTGGCCCACCTGAGCCGGGAGAACAATACCCCCGCCATGGCCCGCACCGCCGTGGAGACGGCTCTGGCCGCCGCCGGAGCGGCCCCCGTCCTCTCCGTGGCGCCCCGGGACACCCTGGGCCCCGCCCATGTGCTGGTCAGGAGGGCCGTATGCAGAAGATAA
- a CDS encoding UDP-N-acetylglucosamine 1-carboxyvinyltransferase — protein MTKYIVQGGHPLFGEVEISGAKNAAVAILPAALLVEGSCRIENIPQISDVTLCLRILEQLGAGIRMINRHTVEIDCSRIHSTRTSYELARKIRASTYFIGALLGRFGQAEVAMPGGCNFGVRPIDQHVKGFTTLGAKVVVEGGFIHASTESGLLRGANVYLDVVSVGATMNIMMAAVRAEGTTIIENAAKEPHIVDLANFLNSMGANIRGAGTDTIKIRGVDRLRGGSYAIIPDQIEAGTYMAAVAAAGGQILVKNIIPKHMDCITAKLVEMGVEVEEHEDTLLVRRTGPLQRANVKTLPYPGFPTDMQPQITAVLSLAEGTSLVTESVWNSRYRYVDELKRMGANIQVDDKTAVVEGVDHLTGAPIQACDLRAGAALVIAALAAHGESEISCVQYIERGYENIVSKLQGLGADIRSVEEPGESEELEAHIG, from the coding sequence TTGACAAAATATATTGTACAGGGTGGTCATCCCCTGTTTGGCGAGGTGGAGATCAGCGGTGCCAAAAACGCCGCCGTCGCCATTCTTCCCGCCGCGCTGCTGGTGGAGGGAAGCTGCCGTATCGAGAACATCCCCCAGATCTCCGACGTGACGCTGTGCCTGCGTATTCTGGAACAGCTGGGCGCCGGCATCCGCATGATCAACCGCCACACGGTGGAGATCGACTGCAGCCGTATCCACTCCACCCGCACCTCCTACGAACTGGCCCGGAAGATCCGCGCATCCACCTACTTTATCGGCGCCCTGCTAGGGCGCTTCGGACAGGCGGAGGTGGCCATGCCCGGCGGGTGCAACTTCGGCGTCCGCCCCATCGACCAGCACGTCAAGGGCTTTACCACCCTGGGCGCCAAGGTGGTGGTGGAGGGCGGCTTCATCCATGCCTCCACGGAGAGCGGATTGCTGCGGGGTGCCAACGTCTATCTGGACGTGGTCTCCGTGGGCGCCACCATGAACATCATGATGGCTGCCGTCCGGGCGGAGGGTACCACCATCATTGAAAACGCCGCCAAGGAACCCCACATCGTGGACCTTGCCAACTTCCTCAACTCCATGGGCGCCAACATCCGGGGCGCTGGTACGGACACCATCAAGATCCGGGGCGTGGACCGCCTGCGTGGCGGCAGCTACGCCATCATTCCGGACCAGATCGAGGCGGGCACCTACATGGCCGCCGTGGCCGCTGCCGGCGGACAGATCCTGGTGAAGAACATCATCCCCAAGCACATGGACTGCATCACCGCCAAGCTGGTGGAGATGGGTGTGGAGGTGGAGGAGCATGAGGACACCCTTCTGGTCCGCCGCACCGGCCCCCTCCAGCGGGCCAACGTCAAGACCCTGCCTTATCCCGGCTTCCCCACGGACATGCAGCCCCAGATCACCGCGGTCCTCTCCCTGGCGGAGGGCACTTCCCTGGTGACGGAGAGCGTGTGGAATAGCCGCTACCGCTATGTGGATGAGCTCAAGCGCATGGGCGCCAACATCCAGGTGGACGACAAGACCGCCGTGGTGGAGGGCGTGGACCATCTCACCGGCGCACCGATCCAGGCCTGCGACCTGCGGGCCGGCGCGGCGCTGGTCATCGCTGCCCTTGCCGCCCATGGCGAGAGCGAAATCAGTTGCGTGCAATACATCGAGCGGGGCTACGAGAACATCGTATCCAAGCTCCAGGGACTGGGCGCGGACATCCGCTCCGTGGAGGAGCCCGGCGAGTCTGAGGAGCTGGAGGCCCACATCGGCTGA